Sequence from the Rhodococcus jostii RHA1 genome:
CGAGACATTGGCCGCGTTCGCCGAGACGACCGGCATTCCGGTCGGTCAGAGTCAGGCAGGCAAGGGCTCACTGCCCTACGACCACCCGCAGTCGGTCGGCGCGATCGGCTCGACCGGCACCACGGCGGCCAATGCTCTCGCCACCGAGGCCGACGTGATCATCGGCATCGGCACCCGCTACAGCGACTTCACCACGGCGTCGCGCACCGCGTTCAACAACCCGGACGTGCGGTTCGTCAATATCAACGTCGCGTCGATCGATTCGGTGAAGCAGGGCGGCGTCAGCGTCGTCGCGGACGCCCGCGAGGCGCTCGAGGCGCTCACCGCGGCACTGGGCGACTACCAGGTTCCCGACGAGTACCGCTCGCGCACAGCCGAACTCGCCGATCACTGGGAGTCGACGGTCGCCTCGGTCTACAAGATCGACGACGACTCCCTCGGCCTCAACCAGAACCAGGTCATCGGACTCGCCAACACGCTGTCCGATCCTCGCGACGTCGTCGTGTGCGCCGCCGGCTCCATGCCCGGCGACCTGCACAAGCTGTGGCGCACCCGCGACCCCAAGGGCTACCACGTCGAATACGGCTTCTCGTGCATGGGCTACGAGATCGCAGGCGGCATCGGCGCCAAGATGGCCTGCCCCGATCGCGACGTGTTCATCATGGTCGGCGACGGCTCGTACCTGATGATGGCCACCGAACTCGTCACGGCCGTGCAGGAGAACGTCAAGGTCATCGTGGTCCTCGTGCAGAACCACGGCTTCGCCTCCATCGGATCGCTGTCGGAGTCGCTCGGCTCCCAGCGGTTCGGCACCGACTACCGCTACCGCGGCGACTCCGGCCGGCTCGACGGCGACATCCTGCCCGTCGACCTGGCGGCCAACGCGGCGAGCCTCGGCGCCGACGTGATCCGCGCGAACACGGCCGCCGAGTTCGCCGACGCCGTCAAAGTGGCGAAGGCCAGCGACAACACCACCGTCATCCACGTCGAGACGGACCCGCGGATCGCCGCACCGGACAGCGAATCCTGGTGGGACGTCCCGGTCAGCTCGACCAGCACTCTCGACTCCACCCGGACCGCCTACGAGACGTACGCGCAGTGGAAGAAGATCCAGCGCCCGTTCCTCCGCCCGTCCGGCAACTAACTCTCCCCCAGTAAATACTTTCGAAAGGATTCCCCGATGAGCGTCATTCGCGTCGGATCCGCCCCCGACTCCTGGGGCGTCTGGTTCCCCGAAGACCCGCAGCAGACCCCGTACGGACGGTTCCTCGACGAGGTCTCGGCATCCGGATACGAGTGGATCGAGCTGGGGCCGTACGGCTACCTGCCCACCGATCCGCAGCAGCTCCGCGACGAACTCGCCGCCCACAATCTGAAGCTGTCGGCAGGCACCGTGTTCGAGCACCTGCACCAGGACGACTCCTGGGATGCCGTGTGGACCCAGATCGAGGACGTCGCCAAACTGACCGCCGCCGTCGGCGGCAAGCACGTGGTCGTGATCCCGGAGATGTGGCGCGACCCGAGCAGCGGCGAGGTGCTCGAGGACCGCAATCTCACTGCAGAACAGTGGAAGAAGAAGACCGGCGGCATGAACGAGCTGGGCAAGAAGATGTTCGAGCAGTACGGAGTGAAGGCGCAGTACCACCCGCACGCGGACAGCCACGTCGACACCGAGGAGAACGTGTACCGCTTCCTCGACGGCACCGACAGCGAGTTCGTGAACCTGTGCCTCGACACCGGCCACATCAGCTACTGCGGCGGCGACAACCTCGCGATCATCGAACGCGCACCCGAGCGGATCGGCTACCTGCACCTCAAGCAGGTCGATCCCGAGGTCCGCGCCAAGGTCGAGGCCGAGGACCTGCCGTTCGGCGAGGCCGTCAAGCTCGGTGCGATGATCGAGCCGCCGCTCGGCATCCCCGACCTGCCGCCGCTGCTCGCCGCGATCGAGAAGCTCGACATCGACGTGTTCGCGATCGTCGAGCAGGATCTCTACCCCTGCGCCGTGGACGTTCCGCTGCCGATCGCCCAGCGCACCCGTAAGTACCTGGGGTCCTGCGGGATCCCGTCCGTCAAGTTCGTCTAACCGACCACGTCAGGAGCTAGTCAGCTATGTCCGGAAGCAACGACCTGCGCATCGCCGTCCTGGGTGTCGGAATGATGGGCGCCGACCACGTCGCACGCATCACCGAGCGCATCAAGGGCGCCACGGTCGCCGTCGTCAACGACTACTTCATCGAGAAGGCCGAGCAGATCGCCGCCGGGATCCCCGGCTGCCGGGTGATCGGCGACCCCCTCGACGCGATCGCCGACCCCGATGTCGACGCCGTCGTCCTGGCCACCCCCGGCCCGACCCACGAGAAGCAGCTTCTCGCCTGCCTCGAGCACGGCAAGCCGGTGATGTGTGAGAAGCCGCTGACCACCGACGTCGCCACGTCCCTCGAGATCGTCAAGCGCGAAGCCGAACTCGGCAAGAAGCTGATCCAGGTCGGCTTCATGCGACGTTTCGACCACGAGTACGAGCAGCTGAAGACGCTCATCGACGACGGAACGTTCGGGCAGGTGCTCCTCGCCCACTGCGTGCACCGCAACCCCGCCGTGCCGCCGAGCTTCGACAGCTCGATGATCGTCAAGGACTCGCTGGTCCACGAGGTGGACGTCACCCGATTCCTGTTCGACGAGGAGATCACCTCCGTCCACATCCTCCGGCCGGCCGCGAATCCCGGTGCGCCCGAGGGACTGCAGGACCCGCAGATCGCGCTCTTCAGCACCGAGTCCGGTCGCCACGTCGACGTCGAGGTCTTCGTGACCACCGGTGTCGCCTACGAGGTGCGCACCGAGATCGTCGCCGAGAAGGGTTCGGCGTTCATCGGTCTCGATGTCGGACTCGTCCGCAAGTTCGGCACCGGCGCGGGCAACGGCCGCTCGGGCGCAGGTATGTCGGGCGGGGAGATCACCCCCTCGTTCAAGGAGCGCTTCGGCCAGGCGTACGACGTCGAGATCCAGCGCTGGGTCAACGCCGCACGCACGGGCGCGGAGACCGGCAACTACATCGACGGACCGGGTGCGTGGGACGGCTACGCCGCCGCTGCCGTGTGCGCCGCCGGCGTGCAGTCGCTCGAGACCGGCGAACGTGTGGCCGTCGACATGGTCGACCGTTCCTCCATCCCAGGAGCGGAGCCTGCGGAGCGACCCATCGGACCGGGGGCCTGAACACGATGAAGATTGCACTCGATCCCACCCCCTTCCACCACGACTACTCACTTCTCGAACTGCCGGCGGTAGTTGCGGAACTCGGCTTCGAACACCTGCAGCTCACCCCGCATCGCGACATGATCCCGTTCTTCAACCACCCGAAGGCCGACGACGAGTTGGTCCGGCAGTTCCGCAAGTCCTGCAGCGACGCGGGCGTCGGAATCGCCTCCGTTTTGCCGGTCCTGCGGTGGTCCGGCCCGGACGAAGACGCCCGCGAGGCGGCGGTGCGGTACTGGAAGCGCGCAATTCAGATCACGGTCGACCTCGGTGTGAACGTGATGAACACCGAGTTCAGCGGCCGCCCGGAGAAGGCCGAGGAATCGGAGCGCGCCTTCTACCGGTCGATGGAGGAACTCGTCCCCATCATCGAGCGTGAAGGCATCGACGTTCGCATCGACCCGCACCCCGACGATTTCGTGGAGAACGGTCTGGACGCCATCCGGATGATCCGCGGCATCAACTCCAAGAACTTCGGACTGGTGTACGTCGCGTGCCACTCGTACCACATGGGCGCCGGCATGCTCGAGATCATGCGCGCGGCCGGAGACATGCTGCGGCTCGTCCACGTCGCGGACACGATGGATCACCACCGCTCCCACGGACTGCGGTACATCACCAACCCGCCCGGCAACCCGGTGCGTGTCCACCAGCACCTGAAGATCGGTGACGGCGACCTCGACTGGGACGAGTTCTTCGGCGGACTCGGCGAACTCGGCTTCTACGACAAACCCGACACGGTGATGGTGTCCAGTGTGTTCGCCGAAGACGAGAACGCTCACGACGTCTCCCGCTACCAACTGAAGACCATGAAGGATTACATCGCGCGCACGCGGTGAAAGGACAACACATGAGCACCAACATCACTCGCGAAATCGCACACTGGTCCGACGGCAAGGGATTCGCCGGTACCAGCGGCAACACCGCCCCGGTCACCAACCCGGCCACCGGTGCCGTCACCGGTCAGGTCGCCCTCGCCAGCGTCGAGGACGCCCGCGCCGTCATCGACGCCGCCGCCGCCGCGTTCCCCGCCTGGCGCGACACCTCCCTCGCCAAGCGCACCCAGGTGATCTTCACGTTCCGGGAACTGCTCAACGCCCGCAAGGGCGAGTTGGCGGAGATCATCACCGCCGAGCACGGCAAGGTCGTCTCCGACGCCCTCGGTGAGGTGTCCCGCGGCCAGGAGGTCGTCGAATTCGCCTGCGGCATCGCGCACCTGCTCAAGGGCGGCATGACCGAGAACGCCTCCACCAACATCGACGTCTCCTCCCTCCGCCAACCCGTCGGCCCGGTCGGGATCATCTCCCCGTTCAACTTCCCCGCCATGGTCCCGATGTGGTTCTTCCCCATCGCCATCGCCGCCGGCAACACCGTCGTCCTCAAGCCCAGCGAGAAGGACCCGACCGCCGCGATCTGGATGGCCGAACTCTGGGCCGAAGCCGGCCTGCCCGCCGGCGTGTTCAACGTCCTGCAGGGCGACAAGACCGCCGTCGACGAACTGCTCACCAACCCCGCCATCAAGGCCATCAGCTTCGTCGGGTCCACCCCCATCGCCCAGTACGTCTACGCCACCGGCACCGCCCACGGCAAACGCGTCCAAGCCCTCGGCGGGGCGAAGAACCACGCCATCGTCCTCCCCGACGCCGACCTCGACCTCGCCGCCGACGCCATGGTCAACGCCGGCTTCGGCTCCGCCGGCGAACGCTGCATGGCCATCAGTGCCCTGGTCGCGGTCGGCGACATCGCCGACGAACTCGTCGCCAAGATCAAGGACCGCACCGACACGCTGAAGATCGGCGACGGCACCCAGGACTCCGACATGGGACCGCTCGTGACCAAGGTGCACCGCGACAAGGTCGCCTCCTACATCGACGCCGGCGAAAAGGACGGCGCCACCATCGTCGTGGACGGGCGCACCGTGCAGGCCAATGGCGGTGCGGACGGGTTCTGGCTCGGCCCGACCCTGATCGACCACGTCACCACCGACATGTCCGTCTACACCGACGAAATCTTCGGACCCGTCCTCTCCGTCATCCGCGTCGGGTCCTACGACGACGCCCTGGAACTGGTGAACTCCAGCCCGTTCGGCAACGGCACCGCCATCTTCACCAACGACGGCGGCGCCGCCCGACGGTTCCAGAACGAGGTCGAGGTCGGCATGGTCGGCATCAACGTCCCCATCCCCGTCCCGATGGCGTACTACAGCTTCGGTGGCTGGAAGAACTCCCTGTTCGGCGACACCCACGCGCACGGCACCGAAGGCGTCCACTTCTTCACCCGCGGCAAGGTCGTCACCACCCGCTGGCTCGACCCCAGCCACGGTGGCCTCAACCTCGGCTTCCCCCAGAACGCATAGGTACTGGTTCTCCGCGCCGGACCGTCCGCGGTCCGGCGCGGAGTCCGTTCGATCGAAAGGAACTTCATGAGCGACACCTCTCTCGCCCGCCGTCATCGGGTCGTGGTCATCGGATCGGGATTCGGCGGCCTCTTCGCCACCAAGGCTCTGAAACGGACGGACGTCGATGTCACTCTGATCGATCGCACGACGCACCACCTGTTCCAGCCGTTGCTGTATCAGGTGGCGACGGGAATCCTGTCCGAGGGTGAGATCGCGCCCGCGACCCGGCTCGTCCTCGAGGACCAGCAGAACGCGTCCGTCCTGATCGGCGGAGTCGAGAAGATCGATGTCGCCGACCGGACCGTCACGTCCACACACCGCGGCCGCACCACCGTCACCGAGTACGACAGCCTCGTCGTTTCGGCAGGCGCCCGCCAATCCTATTTCGGCAACGACCATTTCGCCGAGCACGCACCCGGAATGAAGACGATCGACGACGCCCTCGAGCTGCGCGGCCGGATCCTGGGCGCCTTCGAAAGCGCCGAGGTGAGCACCGACCCCGCCGAGCGGGAGCGACTCCTGACGTTCGTCGTGGTCGGCGCCGGGCCCACCGGAGTGGAGATGGCCGGCGAGATCGCCCAGCTCGCGCACCGCACTCTCGCTGGCGCCTACCGCACCATCGACCCCCGTGACGCGCGGATCATCCTCCTCGACGCGGCGCCCACGGTGCTTCCGCCCTTCGATGAGAAGCTGCGTCGGGCTGCCGCCGACACGCTGGAGGATCTCGGCGTCGAGATCCAACTCGGCGCGATGGTGACCGACGTCGACGACGACGGACTCACCGTCCGCGACCAGGACGGCGACGAGCGGCGGATCGAGGCCGCCTGCAAGATCTGGTCCGCCGGTGTCGCAGCCAGTCCGCTGGGCCGGCAACTGGCCGAACAGACCGGCGCCGCCACCGACCGTGCGGGCCGCGTCCTCGTCGAACCCGACCTCACCCTCCCCGGCCACAGCAACGTCTTCGTCGTCGGCGACATGATGAACCGCGACGGTCTTCCCGGCGTCGCGCAGGTCGCGATCCAGGGCGGCCGCTACGCCGCGCAGCTGATCGCCGCGGAGGTGCGGGCCCACCGGAAAGGTCGCGAGAAGCCCGAACGCGCCCCGTTCCGCTACACGGACAAGGGCAGCATGGCCATGATCTCCCGCTTCCACGCGGTCGCGAAGGTCGGCCGCCTCCAACTGACCGGGCTGCTCGCCTGGTTGCTCTGGCTCCTGATCCATCTGGTCTACATCGTCGGATTCAAGAGCCGACTCGCGACCGCCATGTCCTGGACATGGTCGTTCCTGGGCAGAACTCGGGGACACCTGGCGGTCACGGAGCAACAGGTGGTCGCGAGGACGGCGATCAACCGGCTCGATGCCTGGGAGGATTCCTCCCGGGCGGTACCCGAGGCGGCGGCGGCCCCCGCACGGTGAGTACCGTCCCCTCCGTGCCTGCTTCCGCTCACACCGTCGGCATCGACGTCGGTGGTACCAGTATCCGTGCCTGCGTGGTCGACGAGACCGGCGAGGTGCTCGACTCCGTCCAGGCACCCACGCCGCAGTCGGCGAAAGCCCTCGAGGACGCGCTCGACCGCGCCGTCCGCGAGCTCGCGTCCCGTCATCGGATCGCCGCCGTCGGTCTCGCCGTGGCGGGATTCATCAGTTCCGACCTCACCACCGTGCGCTTCGCCCCGCACCTGCCGTGGAAGAACGTGCCGGTCGCGAACGACCTGAGCGACCGGCTCGGACTGCCGGTGGTCCTCGAACACGACGCGAACGCGGCGGCGTGGGCGGAGCACCGGTTCGGCGCTGCCGCCGGTGGTCGCAATGTCGTGATGGTCGCGATCGGCACCGGTATCGGTGCGGCGCTGCTCATCGACGGCACCCTGTACCGGGGCAGTTACGGCGTCGCTCCCGAACTGGGCCACCTCCAGGTGGTGCCGGGCGGCAGACCGTGCGCCTGCGGTAAACGGGGGTGCTGGGAACGGTATTGCAGCGGAACCGCGCTCGTCGACACGGCCATCGAACTCCTCGCCGCCGACCCGACGAGTTCGACGGTGCTCGCACGCGAGGTCGCGAGCGATCCAGGCTCGCTCACCGGCCGCCGCATCGCGAGCGCCGCGCGGGACGGTGACCCGCTCGCCGTGCGCACCATGGAGGAGTTCGCACGGTGGCTGGGCGTCGGACTCGCCATGGTCGGTGACGTCTACGACCCCGATCTCGTCGTCGTCTCCGGTGGCGTCAGCGGCTCTGCTCCGCTGTTCCTCGACCACGCGCGCGACGTCTACGCCTCTCTTGCAACCGGTTCCGGACACCGCCCCCTCGCCCGCATCCGCGAAACCCAACTCGGCGAATCGGCCCAGCGGATCGGGGCCGCCACGATGGCAAGGGACGCGCTGCTGAACGGAGCTCCGCTCCCCGTGCGTGGTTGACGAGTCTCTGGACTCGTCGAGCACTCACGAGCGGCGGAGCCGCATTTGTCGGTGGCCGCCGCGGCATCAACCCGGCCCACTCCGGGGGCCCGCGACGGCAACTGCCGCTTCCCCGACTGCCAGGTCCCGGCGCGGCTCTGCGACATCGACCACACGACGCCGTTCGATCACGACCACCCCGAGAACGGTGGTCTCACCGTCGAGTCGAATCTCGCGTGCCTGTGCCGACGTCACCACCGGCTGAAAACCGACGGCTCCTGGACCGTCCGCCGGACCGGCGGAGGGAACCTCGAATGGACCACGCCGCGCGGCGATATCATCCGAACCGAACCCGAAGGGGCAGCAATCGAACTCACCGTGCCCTCCGACTCCTCACCGAGCGCTCCCACGACCAGCAGGACGAGGTGTATCCGAACGAACTGCACGGGAGGCTGGCCACACACCACCACGCACCGGCACCACCACCCGAAGGCGGCGGCACCGGTACGTGAGAGCGTGCGATCAGTGGGCGGCGACGGCGGCGGTGCTTCCCGCAGCCGACGCGTCGGGCCTGCCTGCGCCGAGGCGGTCCTCCAACTCTTCGAGGCTGCGCCCCTTGGTTTCCGGGACGAAGCGGTACACGAAGTACACCGATATCAGGTTGACGAGGACGAACAGGCCGAACGTTCCGGTGGACCCGAGGACGGAGTTCAGGATCGGGAAGACGAACGAGATCAAGGCGTTCGTCGTCCAGAGCACGAAGACCGCGATGCCCATGGCGAACCCACGGATGGCCATCGGGAAGATCTCCGAGAGCAGCAACCATACGCAGGTTCCGATGAAGCACTGCACGAAGGCGACGAACACCATCATCGCGGCGAGGATGATGTAGCTGCGCCCCGTGGACGAGGGCAGCAGGAACACCAGCGACAACGCGGCCTGCGAGGAGGCCACACCGATGAAGCCGGTCAGCAGCATCTTGCGACGATTCACGAAGCCCAGCAGGATGATTCCGAGAATCGTCATGACCACAGACGTGACACCGACCGCGATGGTGGCCACCAGGGACGCGCTCACGCCCAACCCGCTCTGTTCCAGGATCGTCGGGGCATAGTAGTTGACCGTGTTGATGCCCGTCGCCTGCTGCACGATGGCCAAACCGCAGCCGATCCAGAGGATCCGGCGCATCCACGGGTAGTCGCGCAGATAGTGGACGGCGCCACTGACCTTCGAGTTCCGGTCGCGGGCGGCGTGGAGGCTGATGCTGGCGTACTCGACTGCGGCCTCCGACTCGCTGCGGCTCAGCTCGAGCGTGCTGCGGGTCTCGGCGAGCCGGCCCTTGGACGCGTACCAACGCGGTGAATCCGGGAGCGCGAGCATGCCGAGCAGCAGCAGAACCGCGGGCACCGAGGCGATGGCCAGCATGTACCGCCACACCGTCGGGTCCTCGATGAGGTGATCGAGTAGCGCGTTGATCGAGAAGGCGAGCATCTGACCGGTGACGATCATCAGTTCGTTGATGGTCACCATCCGCCCGCGACGCTCGACCGGCGCCATCTCGGCCAGGTAGAGCGGGCAGGTGACGGCTGCGGCGCCCACACCGAGACCGAGGACGATCCGCGCCAGCACCATGATCTCCACGTTGGGGGCCATCGCACACCCGAGTGCGCCGATGAGGAACAGACCCGCGCAGACGAGGAGTGTGCGCTTGCGGCCGAGAGCGTCCGACAGTCGGCCTCCCAGCAGCGCACCGACGGCGGCACCCGGGAAGAGCAGCGAGCTCACGACGGTTGCTTCGCCGACGGCGCTGAGGTTCAGCTCATCCTTCATGTAGAGCAGCGCACCGGAGATCACACCGGTGTCGTAGCCGAACAGCAGGCCCCCGAGCGTGGAGATGACGGTGAGCTTGGTCAGGAAGCGTTTGTGACTGCGCTCGTTGCGCGCAGCGCCGCCGCTTCCGCGGGCACTGGCAGCCGAGTGGGTTGTCGACATCAGGTGTTGGCCTTTCTGGGGAATGCTCACACATCGCGACACGGAAGATCGGTTCACGTGTCGATACCGCCCGAGTGCGCTCGGCTCGATGCAGCCGAAGGGGCGTTCTCTCCTGGACTGAAGCGATTCACTAACGCGCTTCAGTTACCTACTATGATGTGAATCACAGAGGGTGTCAAGGGCAGAGATCTCGCTGCGGGAGAATGTCCCTGACGACACAACCGAGGGAGATCGAGATGCTCGACGATCGAGCCGCCGCGCACGACGGTGCGGAGCGGCTACCGGCCGGCCTGCACCGACGCCCCACGATGGCCGATGTCGCGACGCGGGCCGGGGTGTCGCGCACCCTGGTGTCACTGATCTTCAGCAACAAGCCCGGAGCGTCCGACGAAACCCGGGACCGCGTCCTCCAGGCTGCAGACGACCTCGGTTACCGTCTCGACCGGGCCGCCCGCATGCTCGCGCGCGGCCGCAGCCGCACCCTCGGCGTGCTCATCGACGTCCATCAGACCTTCCAGGCCGATCTGATCGGAACCGTCTACGCGGAGGCCGAGGCCGCCGGATACGAGGTGCTGCTCTCCGCGAGCGCACCCACCCGGGACGAACACAAGGCGATCGAAGCCCTCCTCAGCCACCGCTGCGAGGGCCTGATCCTGCTCGGCCCGCTCTCCGAGGTGGACTATCTGCGCACGCTTGCGGACCGTGCCGTCGTCACCGTCGTCGGCCGCGCACTCCCCCACACCGCCGTCGACACCGTGCGGACGGCGGACGCCAAGGGCATCCGGCAGTCCGTCGACCACCTGGTCGAACTCGGGCATCGCGAGATCGTGCACGTCGACGGCGGCGCGGACCCGGGGTCACCCGAGCGGCGTCGCGCGTACCTCGCCGCGATGCGCAGGCACGACCTCTCCGACCACATCCGCGTCATTCCCGGTCAGCACAGCGAAGCGGCAGGTGTCGCCGCCGCAAACACTCTGCTGGCCGAAGACCGCCTGCCTACCGCCGTGCTCGCCGGCAACGACCGCTGCGCCATCGGTCTGATGGACGTGTTCACCCGCGCCCACGTCGACGTGCCCGGCGACATCTCGATCGTCGGGTACGACGACAGCCACCTTGCCCAGTTGTCGCAGATCGACCTCACCACCGTGCGGCAGGACACGGAGGGTCTGGCGCGGCACGCCGTGCAGTTCGCCATCGGCCGGCTCGAGAACGACGACCTCGGCCCGCAAGATTTCGTGATCGACCCCCATCTGGTGGTGCGCGGCACGACCGGTCCGGCCCGGTCGTAGCCGCGTCCCGCTGCAGCCGTTCAGCGCAGAGGCAACGGACTCACTGCGTGATGCTCCTCAGGTATTCGACGCTCCGGACGACGTCGCGCACGGGGCCTTCGTCCTCCGGTTCCGACGCGAGGATGGTGTCCTGTTCGAGGACGTACCAGCCGTCATAACCCTGAATCTGCAGCCGCTCGACCACCCCGGCGATATCCACGTCTCCGGTGCCCAGTGGCGTGTACATCCCTTGCGCGACGGCCTCGGTGTAGGTGAGTTCGCCCGCCCGGACCCGCGCGAGAAGCGCCGCATCGACGTCCTTCAGGTGCGCGTGGGCGATCCGCTCGGGGGCGGTGGTGACGAGGTCGAGGGGGTCGGTGCCACCGATCAGCAGGTGTCCGGTGTCCAGGCACAGCGGGATCGACGAGCCGTCCAGGATGCGGTCCACCTCGGCACGGTTCTCGATCATCGTCCCCACGTGGGGGTGGATCACCGCCCGGAGTCCCCGGTCGGCGGCGGCCGACGACAGCCGGTCGAGGTTGCGCAACAACGTCTTCCATCCCGAGTCGTCGAGTTCCGGTCGCGAATCGTAACCGACGGCTCCCGTGACCGCCGCCAGAACCATCACCTCCGACCCCGACGCGACGAGTGAATCGATCGCCCCGCCAACCGCAGCGACGGCGTCGTGATCCGGATCGTGGAGCAGCACAGGAACGAATCCCCCGACCGCCGTCAGGTCGTACCGGGCGAGGGTGTCCGTCAGCTCGCGCGGATCCGAGGGGAGGAATCCGTCCGGACCCAGTTCGGTGGCAGCCAGGCCGGCGTCACGCATCTCGGTGAGCACCCGGTCGGGGTCGAGCTGGTGACCCCAGCCCTCCACCTCACACACTCCCCACGAAATGGGCGCACCTGCAAGTCGAATCGTCATCGTCCTATTTCATCCCATCGCACCGGTCGGTGCTGTTGCAGTGACAGTGGGGCCGTGTCGGGAATCCCGCTCACGGCTGTCGCCGGGTGGCCTGTGCGGCCAGACGTTCCGCGAGCACCGCCGGATCGGCGTTCTCCCGCAACGCTTCCCAGACCGTGTCCACCTGAGTGGCCGGCGCGAGACTGTGCACCGGTTGATCCTGGTCGAGGTTGGTGGGGAACGGGTAGCACTCGGCCGTCGCGACGACGGCATTGCGGAGGGTGCGCTCGCTCGCCCCGGCACTCTGCAGTGCCAGCAGGGTCGGGTATACGGCGTTCGCCATGGCCTCCCGGTCCAGCACCTCCATCGCCCGGCCGAACGGCGACGAGATCTGGAGCAGATTGGCCGACCGCCGGATCGCGTGCGAACGGTTGTGGCCTGCGCCGTGGTAGAGCGCCGGGTTGAAGAACACCGCGTCGCCCTTCCGCAGAGGCAGCTGAACATGACTGTCGCGGAAGAACTCG
This genomic interval carries:
- a CDS encoding LacI family DNA-binding transcriptional regulator, producing MLDDRAAAHDGAERLPAGLHRRPTMADVATRAGVSRTLVSLIFSNKPGASDETRDRVLQAADDLGYRLDRAARMLARGRSRTLGVLIDVHQTFQADLIGTVYAEAEAAGYEVLLSASAPTRDEHKAIEALLSHRCEGLILLGPLSEVDYLRTLADRAVVTVVGRALPHTAVDTVRTADAKGIRQSVDHLVELGHREIVHVDGGADPGSPERRRAYLAAMRRHDLSDHIRVIPGQHSEAAGVAAANTLLAEDRLPTAVLAGNDRCAIGLMDVFTRAHVDVPGDISIVGYDDSHLAQLSQIDLTTVRQDTEGLARHAVQFAIGRLENDDLGPQDFVIDPHLVVRGTTGPARS
- a CDS encoding sugar porter family MFS transporter, which produces MSTTHSAASARGSGGAARNERSHKRFLTKLTVISTLGGLLFGYDTGVISGALLYMKDELNLSAVGEATVVSSLLFPGAAVGALLGGRLSDALGRKRTLLVCAGLFLIGALGCAMAPNVEIMVLARIVLGLGVGAAAVTCPLYLAEMAPVERRGRMVTINELMIVTGQMLAFSINALLDHLIEDPTVWRYMLAIASVPAVLLLLGMLALPDSPRWYASKGRLAETRSTLELSRSESEAAVEYASISLHAARDRNSKVSGAVHYLRDYPWMRRILWIGCGLAIVQQATGINTVNYYAPTILEQSGLGVSASLVATIAVGVTSVVMTILGIILLGFVNRRKMLLTGFIGVASSQAALSLVFLLPSSTGRSYIILAAMMVFVAFVQCFIGTCVWLLLSEIFPMAIRGFAMGIAVFVLWTTNALISFVFPILNSVLGSTGTFGLFVLVNLISVYFVYRFVPETKGRSLEELEDRLGAGRPDASAAGSTAAVAAH
- a CDS encoding ROK family protein, yielding MSTVPSVPASAHTVGIDVGGTSIRACVVDETGEVLDSVQAPTPQSAKALEDALDRAVRELASRHRIAAVGLAVAGFISSDLTTVRFAPHLPWKNVPVANDLSDRLGLPVVLEHDANAAAWAEHRFGAAAGGRNVVMVAIGTGIGAALLIDGTLYRGSYGVAPELGHLQVVPGGRPCACGKRGCWERYCSGTALVDTAIELLAADPTSSTVLAREVASDPGSLTGRRIASAARDGDPLAVRTMEEFARWLGVGLAMVGDVYDPDLVVVSGGVSGSAPLFLDHARDVYASLATGSGHRPLARIRETQLGESAQRIGAATMARDALLNGAPLPVRG
- a CDS encoding sugar phosphate isomerase/epimerase family protein, whose product is MTIRLAGAPISWGVCEVEGWGHQLDPDRVLTEMRDAGLAATELGPDGFLPSDPRELTDTLARYDLTAVGGFVPVLLHDPDHDAVAAVGGAIDSLVASGSEVMVLAAVTGAVGYDSRPELDDSGWKTLLRNLDRLSSAAADRGLRAVIHPHVGTMIENRAEVDRILDGSSIPLCLDTGHLLIGGTDPLDLVTTAPERIAHAHLKDVDAALLARVRAGELTYTEAVAQGMYTPLGTGDVDIAGVVERLQIQGYDGWYVLEQDTILASEPEDEGPVRDVVRSVEYLRSITQ